The sequence below is a genomic window from Gemmatimonadales bacterium.
CCCCGCTGCTGTAGATGCACATGTTGTCGTTGGTGTGCATCGGGCCGAAGATCTGGTCGTCGTTGCCGAAGCAGATGCCCGAGCCCTCGCTGTTGGTGTAGTACGCATACCGCGCGAAGGACTCCTGGGCCAGCTCGCCGCGCCGCACCACCACCGCGCCCGACTGGTCGCTGATCACCGACAGCACGCTGCCGAAGATGCCGTACTGCCCGGTCGTGTTGCCGGTCGGCCCGAAGTAGATGCTGCGCGTGATCCCCGCAATCGCGTTGCCGCTGGCGTCGAGCACCGGCTGGGCGTTCTGGTACGTCACGTACCCGCTGTCGGGGAACAACGCCGCGTTGCCGTTGAGCGCCGAGCGGCCCAGCTCGATGCCGCCGTCGGCGGCGTTCCGCAGGTCGTCCTCGCGCTCGTGCCCCTTGGCGAGTATGTACGAGCTGCTGGTGAGGAAGATCGCGCCGGCGGCCAGCGCGGCCACGGCGACCGTAATCAGCATGACCAGGACCAGGGCCATGCCTCGCTCGTGGCGGTTGGACGTCGTGCCCATGGGTTGCCTCTCCACGTTAGGGAATGACCACGGTGTTCGACGTCGCCGGGGTGGACTCCGTCGGCGTGCAGTCGAGCGCCGCGACCTGGTAGACGTAGGTGCTGTCGATCAGCACGGTCGGATCCGTGTAGGTGTAGGTCGGGTGGCCGGCCGGGATCGACTGGAGCGCGTCGGCGAACGAGCCGGCGGCGGTCCGCCGGTAGATCACGTACTGTTGCACGTCCTTCTGGCCGGACGTCTCGTCCGTGGCCGCCGGCCAGGTCAGGGTGATCTTGGGCGTCACCAGGTCGCCGTTCCACGCCCCGGTCACGGCCTGGCCGAAGATCGGCGGGTCGCCGCACGAAAGTTGCTTGGCCAGGCCCGCGTTGGGGATCGCGATCGTGGTGATCAGCTGCCGCTGCACCTGCTGCGTGCCCGTCAGGCCGTTGGTGGTGTAGGCGTACACCTGGACCGCGCGGATCGAATCGATCTTCGCCGCCAGGCCCGTATCGGCCGTCGACCCGTGGACCGGCACGCTGTGCCGCAGCGGCAGCGTCGCGCCGGCGACGAAGGACAGGTTCCCCAGCGTGTCGGCGATCTGCCAGTTGAAGAACGGCTGGCCGGCATACGGCAGGAGGTTCCGGGCCACCACGTCGGGGGCGTTGTTGTTCACCTGCCGGAGCAGCACGTAGTCGTTGGGGTTCGCCGTCGTGGAATCCGGCGTGAACCAGTAGGTGATCGTCTCGGCCGGCGACAGCTCACCGCCGGTCGTGCGGTAGGTCGAGTCGGGGTACTGGATGCTCGTGCCGGGGATGAAGAACTTCTGCGACGTGGTCGGCGCCGCGACGGCGTTGGGGTTCGCGTCGGGGTCGTAGTTCACCGCCGTCGGCGAGCCGGCCACCAGGCTCACCAGGTCGGCGTTGAACATCACCATGTTGGACGAGATGTATACCAGCGTCGGCTGCGTCCCGGTCGTCCCCGCCCCCGCGTTCCGCAGTTCGCGGTCCAGCGTCGACAGCGCGTAGCGCAGGTTCTGCATCGCGTCCATCCGGTCGGAGGTGCCGGCCACCGCCCGGCTGACCCCCCGGAAGAACAGGATCGCCCCGCCCATCACGATGCCGAGCACCACCAGGCTGATCATCATCTCGATCAGCGAGAAGCCGCGCGTTCGCTTCATGGGGACGCCACCACCACGGTCTTGGTGACCGTCGACTTCAGTGCCGCCGACGTCACCGTGACCGTGACCGTATTGTAGTCGTTGGTGTAGGTCGGCAATGGACCACCGGTGTGCACGATGGTCGTCGTGCGCGTGTAGCCCGGGAACCCCACGATCGACGTCTCCGTGCCGGCGAAGTTCGCCGACAGCCCGGAGTAGTTCGTCGACGCCCGGATCTGCGAGAGGCGCGCCTGGGCGAGGTTCACCGCGATCGTGCGCGCCTCGGACTGCCGCTCGATCCGCGAGAAGTTGAAGGCGAACTGCCCCATCCCCAGCAGCACCGTCGCCAGGATGGTCAGCGCCAGCATGATCTCGATGAGCGTCATGCCGCGCTCGCTCCCGCGCGGAGCGGCGCGCCGCGTCAGAACTTCAGCAGCCATTGGGACCCCGTGTACTGGTACCAGTCAGCGCGACCCGTGGACCGGATCACCTCGATCGACCTCGCGTCCTGCGGCCGCGTGGAGTTCAAGGCCGTCGTGGTGGTGATGTAGAAGCCGCCGTTCTCCGAAGCGCTGCCGTCGCGACGGAAGACGATCTCCAGCAGCCCGTTCTGCTGCTTGGTGAAGCTGATCGGCGCCGGCGCGTAGCTCCGGACCGGCGCCCCGCCGAGGCCGAACACGACGCCCTCGCCGAGCGGATACGAGCGAACCCGCTCGCCGGCATCGATGGTGTTGTTGTCGTTCGCATCCTCGTGGACCTTGAGCGCATTGTTCGCCACGTCGAACAGCACGTTGACGTTGTACTGATCGGTCACCGCCATGCGCTGCGCCCGGCCCAGCAGGCCCGTGACGGCGCGCGCCGCTCCGTTGACGCGATACGCCGACCAGTTCAGCTTCGGGAGCGCAAAGGTCGCGACCATGCCGATGAGCACGATCACCAGGATGATCTCCACCAGCGTGAACCCGGTGCGCCCCGTCCGTCGATGTCCAATCACGTGACCACTCTCCCCAGGATGTGTCGGCGCTTCCGCGCACCAGGAGGGGCAAGCCGAGTGCCAGCCTCGTGACCGCGGACCGATTGATGCTATGACGTTGCGAGCCAGCAACTTAGCGCAATTGTGGCGACCGGGCAATCCGCCGACCGCCGATCGCAATGGTGCAAATGCACTGCAAGACGCTGCAGTCTGTGGCGGACCGAGGCGTGTCGGCGCCCCGGCCGGTGTCGGCGTCCGCGGCCGCCGGGCGCGCTATACTTCCGTCTTCCCGTGAGCATCCCGTGAACCGCAGGACCAGCATCGTGGTGGACGTGGGCGGCGTGAAGGTGGGCGGCAGCCACCCGATCGTCGTGCAGTCCATGACCAACACCGATACGGCGGACGCCGAGGCCACGGCGCGCCAGGTCGCGGCGCTGGCCGCCGCGGGCTCCGAGCTGGTGCGCGTGACGGTCAACACCGACGAGGCCGCGGCCGCCGTGCCGCGGATCGTCGAGCGGCTCGGCGCGCTGGGCGTCGCCGTGCCGATCATCGGCGACTTCCACTACAACGGGCACCTGCTGCTGACCAGGCACCCCGGGTGCGCGGCCGCGCTGGCCAAGTACCGGATCAACCCGGGCAACGTCGGCGGCAAGCGCCGCGACGACAATTTCCGGGCGATCGTCGAGGTCGCGATCCGCCATGGGAAGCCGGTCCGCATCGGCGTCAACTGGGGCTCGCTGGACCAGGCGCTCCTCACCGAGATGATGGACGCGAACGCCGCGCTCGAGCGGCCCCGCGACGCGCGCGACGTCACGATGGACGCGATGGTCCAGTCGGCGCTCCGCTCGGCGCGGCTGGCCGAGGACTGCGGCCTGGGCCACGACCGCATCGTGATCTCGGCCAAGGTCTCCGGCGTGCAGGACCTGGTGGACGTGTACCGGAAGCTGGCCGCGGCCTGCGATTACCCGCTGCACCTCGGGCTCACCGAGGCCGGCATGGGCGCCAAGGGCATCGTCGCGTCCACGGCGGGCATCGCGATCCTCCTCCAGGAGGGGATCGGCGACACCATCCGCGTGTCGCTGACGCCGGCGCCGAACGGCGACCGCACGGAGGAGGTGCTGGTCGCCCAGCAGATCCTGCAGTCGCTCGGCATCCGCAGCTTCACGCCCCAGGTGACCGCCTGCCCAGGCTGCGGCCGCACCACCAGCACGTTCTTCCAGGAGATGGCCAGCGACATCCAGGGCTACCTGCGCGGGCAGATGAGCGGGTGGCGCGAGCGGTACGCGGGCGTCGAGGAGCTGCGGGTGGCCGTGATGGGATGCGTGGTCAACGGGCCGGGCGAGTCCAAGCATGCCAACATCGGCATCTCCCTGCCGGGCACGTTCGAGGAGCCCCGGGCGCCGGTCTACGTGGACGGCCGGCTGCTCACCACCCTGAAGGGCGACGACATCGTGCCGCAGTTCCTACGGATCCTGGACGAGTACGTCGAGTCGCACTACGCGAAGGCCTGACCCGCGACGCGGCGGGTCGCGGCACGCTCAGCCCGCCGCGGGCGCGGCGGCGGGCGCGTCGCGCCGGACCGGCACCCGGTAGGCGAGCACCCCCGTGAACGCCACGATGACGGCGGAGATGAGGAAGGGATAGCTCGGCCCCGCCAGCTGGAAGACCGGCGTCGCCCACATCGGGCCCACGACCCGCGCCACCCCACCGAACGCCTGCTGCACCCCCATCGTCTGGCCGACCTCCGTCGGGTCGGTCTCGTGGGAGACGAGCGCGGTCACCGCGGGAAACAGCAGCGCGGTGCCGATCGGGACCAGCGCCAGCACCAGGCCCATCACCGGGATGCTGCGCGGCAGGGGATAGAGGAGCATCCCGAGGGCCAGCATCACGGTGCCCGCCCGCATCACGCGCGTCTCGCCGTAGCGGTCCACCAGCCAGCCGATGATCACCGCGCGGAGCACCACCGCCAGCAGGCCCATGTAGAGGAAGAAGTAGCCGATGGTGTGCTCGGTGACCCCGAACCGCGCCTTGAGGTACAGCGCGACCACCGCCGACAGCGAGGCGAAGGCGCCCATGCCCACCGCGTAGATCCAGATGAGCCGCGGCTGCGGCGCCGTCGGGTGCCGCACGACCCGCAGCACCGCGGCCCGGATGCCCGTCTTCGCCCCGCGCGCGTGGCTGGGCTTCGACTCCGGCAGGAACGCCCACGCGAACGCCACGTTGAGCGCGCACAGGCTGGCCGCGACGATGCCCGGCGCCGCGGGCCCGAGGTGGCTCGCGAGCGAGCCGATCGCGGGACCGATCATCACGCCGGCGTTGGTCGACGCGGAGAGCCAGCCCAGGCCCCGGGCGCGCTGCGCCGGGTTGGTGGCGTCCGAGACGTAGGCCTGGACCACGCCGGTGGTCCCGCCGCCGAGGCCCTGCACGATCCGCGAGGCAAACAGCAGCCAGATGCTGTTGGCGAACCCGAAGATCAGGTACGCGATGCCCGCGCCCGTCAGGCCAATCAGCATCACCGGCCGGCGGCCGTAGCGGTCGGAGACGCGCCCCCACACCGGGGAGCTGGCCAGCTGGGCGATCGAGAACGACGCCACCAGCGGGCCGACGATCCACGCCTGTCCGCCCAGCCGCAGCGCGTAGAACGGCAGCAGCGGGAAGATCATCGCGAAGCCCAGCATGTCCACGAACGCCACGGACATGAGGATCCACAGGGCTTTCCTCACCGGCCGGCCCTCGCGCCCACGCCGAGCGCCGCGGCGCTCACCGCCATCAGCACGACGCCGAAGGCGGCGGCGACGCCCACGTCGTCGAGCCGCAGGCTCGAGAGGATCTCGATCGAGATGGGGCGCGTGTCGTACGTGTACAGCAGGATGGACGTGACGAAGTCCCCGAGCGCCGTGACGAAGGCGAGGCTCGCGCCCACCGCCAGCGCGGGCTTGAGGAGCGGCAGGGTGACGCGCCACAGCCGACGCCAGCGGCCGGCGCCGAGCGACTCGGCCGCCTCCTCCAGCGACGGGTCCAGCTGGCGGTACCCGGCGAGCAGGGCCCGGCCGGTCAACGGCAGGCTCCGCACCAGGTAGGCCAGGGGCAGGATGGCGGCCGTGCCCACGAGCACCCACCGGCCGGCGAGCGGGCTGCGGACGCTGAACAGCGTGGCCAGCGCGATGGCCACGACCGTGCCGGGCACCGCCCACGGCAACGCCAGCAGGGTCTCGATGGCCCGCCGCAGCGCGACGCGCCGCCGCACGGCGAGGTGCGCGGCCAGCGCCGCCAGCGCCACCGCGGCCGCGGTGGCGGCCGCCGCCATCCACACCGAGTTCAGCAGCGGGCGCAGCCGCTCCGGCTCGGCGAACAGGGCGCCGTAGTTGCGCAGGCTCCAGGCCGGCGGGATCGCCTCCGTCGTCCAGGTCCCCGGCGGCACCAGCGAGACCACCAGCAGGGTCACGTGCGGCAGCAGCAGCACCACGGCCAGGGTCCAGCCCGCCAGCGCGGCCGCGCGCCGCGCCACGGGATGGGTGATGGCGGTGAGCGGCGGCGCGGTGCCCTTCCCCACCGTCACCACCAGGCGGCTTCCCTCGGTGCGCTGGACCACCGCGAAGCCGACGATGGCGAGCGCCGCCAGCATCACGGTCTCGAGCATGGCCGTCGGCAGGTCGCCGTTCAGCTTGGTCGCGACGATCTGCGTGGTCATCACCCGGAACGAGCCGCCGAAGATGTACGGGGCGCTGAACGACGCGAGGGCGGTCATGAACGTCAGCAGCGCGGCGCCCCACAGCGCGGGCGCCAGCAGCGGCAGCACCACGCGGCGGAAGGTGCGCCACGGCCCCGCGCCGAGGGACGCCGCGGCCTCCACCATGGAGGCGTCGATCCGGGCCAGGCCGGCGCGGGCGAACAGGTAGAAGTAGACGTACATGGAGTAGGCGTGCACCAGCAGGATCGCGGCGGGGCCCCGCAGCCGCCACGGGGCGTGGTCCAGGCCGAACACGGCCTGCGCGGCGCGCGAGGCGAAGCCGCTCTCGCCGTACAGGAACAGGAAGGCGATCACCCCCACGAGCGGCGGCAGCACCGCGGGCAGCGCGACCAGGGCGCCGAGCGCGCGCCGGCCCGGGAAGTCGTAGCGCTCGAAGACCAGGGCCAGCGGGACGCCGACGGCGGCCGCCAGCGCCACGCTCGCCACCGAGATCCACAGGCTCCCCCACAGCGCCGCCCACTCGGACCGGGCGCCGAAGAAGCTCCGGAGGTCGGCGTGCGCCGCCTGCGCGACCACCAGGAGCAGCGGATACGCGACCAGCCAGGCGAGGCCGAGCGTGAGGAGCAGCGCCGTCAGGTCGGCGCGGCGGCGGAGCGTCATGGCCGGCCTGGCCCGCTCGCGCCGTCCGGGTCGCCGACCCAGAGCAGCACGCGATCGACCGCGACGCGGACCCGGTCGCCGACCCGGGCCGACCGGCGCGGCGCCAGCACCTCGAGCGTCACGCCCGCGCCGCCGTCCACCGTGAAATACGCCTGGGCGCCCACGAAGCGGCGCTCGGTCACCAGGCCCTCGAGCGGGGCGGCGACGCCGTCCGCCACGAGCCGCATCGCCTCCGGCCGCACCAGCGCGCTGGAGCCGGGCCGGCCGCCGAGCCGCTCGCCCGGCACCGCGACGGCCCGGCCCACGAACCCGGCGACGAACGGGCTCGCCGGCTCGTCGTACAGCTGGTCCGGCGTCCCGACCTGCTCGAGCGCTCCGTCGTGGAGCAGGGCGATGCGGTCGCCGAGATCGAAGGCCTCCTCCTGCTCGTGGGTGACGAACACCGTCGTGATGCCGACCTGGCGGATGGCGCGCCGCAGCTCGCGGCGGGTGCGCTCCCGCAGCGTGGGGTCCAGGTTGGACAGGGGCTCGTCCAGGAGCAGGACCCGCGGCTCGGGCGCGAGCGAGCGCGCCAGCGCCACCCGCTGCTGCTGGCCGCCCGAGAGCGCGGACACCGGCCGGCGCTCGTAGCCCGCCAGGTCCACCATCGCCAGCACCTCGCGCACCCGCCGCGCCGCGGCCTCGCCCCGCGCCCGGAGCCCGAACGCCACGTTGGCGCCGACGTCGAGGTGCGGGAACAGCGCGTAGTGCTGGAAGACCATGCCGAACCGCCGCGCGACCGGGGCGACGTGCGTCACGTCCTCCCCGCCGACGATCATCGTCCCGGCGTCCGGGGCCTCGAAGCCGGCCAGCAGGCGCAGCGTGGTGGTCTTGCCGCTCCCGCTGGGACCGAGCAGCGCCAGGATCTCGCCCCGCGCGACGTCGAGCGAGAGGGAGCGCACGGCGGGGGTGCTCCCGAAGGACTTGGTGAGGTCGCGAAGGCTCAGGTACGCTTGATCGGTCAAGGGCGCGCCCTATCCGTGAGACGTGAGAAGCGGAGCGGCGTGAGCGATGAGCACCTCTCACTCACCACCAGCCCTCTCACGTCAATGCCTCTCACCTCTCACCTGAACGTCTCACTTCCCACTTCTCACTTCTCACTTCTCGCCCTTTCCGCGCACGTTCCTATCCCAGTAGTCCATCCACGCCGCGCCGTGCGCCTCGACCGTGTCCCAGTTCACCGGCTCCACCCGCATCGCGGCCTCGACGGCGCGCACCCACGCGGGCAGCGAGTCGGGCGGCAGGTCGCGGCGCGCCGGCAGGCGATAGGCGTCGCGGGCCGCCACGATCTGCATCTCGGGCGTCAGCACCCAGCGCGCGAACTCCCGCGCCAGCGCCGCGTGCCGGGCCCCGCGGACCACGGCGATGGCGTCGTCGATGACCGGCGTCCCGCTGGTCGGGAAAGCGTAGCCGAACCGCCGCCCCTCGTGCTGCAGCAGCAGCATGTCCGGCAGGTCCCACAGCGAGATGAGCCCCTCGCGGCGCTCGAGCTTGGCGTGGAGCAGCGCCGGGTTCTGCACGTACTCCGCGGTCTGCGCGTCCAGCCGCCGCAGCCACGCCCACCCGGCGGTCGTGTCGCCGGTCCTGGCGAGGCTGCGCATCATCACCATCTCGAAGATCGCCCGCATCGTGCCGCTGGCCAGCGGGTCCCGGATGAGCAGCTTGCCCCGCCAGCGCGGCGCCAGCACGTCGTCCCAGTCCCGGGGCACGGCCGAGTCCGGGACCGCCGCGCTGTTGTACTCGATGACGGCCGGCGTGCGGTACACCGACTGGTAGAGCGGGCCGCCGGGCGCCGCCGGCTCGAGCAGGGAGTCGCGGGCCGCCCGGGCAAACAGCGGCGTCGGGCCGCCGAACCACAGGTCCGCCTGAGGGTTCGCGCGCTCCGAGCGCACCCGGTCCAGCACCTCCTGCGAGCCCATGTCGAGCCAGCGCACGTCGACGTCGGGATGCAGCGCCTCGAAGCGGCGCTCGAACTCCGAGAGCAGCTCGCGGCCGTGTGGGGAGTAGATCACCAGCGGCGTCCGGCCGCCCCGGCCGCAGGCGCCGGCGACCAGCGCCGCGGCCAGCAGCGCCGCGCGCTTAGGGAACATCACGCGGCGCCACCGGCACGTCCGATGGCCGCAGCGCGAGCAGGTTGGCGAACAGCCGGTACGCGCCGGGCACGTTCGCGGGGAGCTGCCGGAAGAAGCTCAACCCGGTGTACACGTAGAGGCCCTTGCCCAGCCGTGCGACCAGCAGGCCGCCGTCCAGCTTCTCGCCGCCGTCGCCGGTCTGAA
It includes:
- a CDS encoding ABC transporter ATP-binding protein, translated to MTDQAYLSLRDLTKSFGSTPAVRSLSLDVARGEILALLGPSGSGKTTTLRLLAGFEAPDAGTMIVGGEDVTHVAPVARRFGMVFQHYALFPHLDVGANVAFGLRARGEAAARRVREVLAMVDLAGYERRPVSALSGGQQQRVALARSLAPEPRVLLLDEPLSNLDPTLRERTRRELRRAIRQVGITTVFVTHEQEEAFDLGDRIALLHDGALEQVGTPDQLYDEPASPFVAGFVGRAVAVPGERLGGRPGSSALVRPEAMRLVADGVAAPLEGLVTERRFVGAQAYFTVDGGAGVTLEVLAPRRSARVGDRVRVAVDRVLLWVGDPDGASGPGRP
- a CDS encoding extracellular solute-binding protein gives rise to the protein MFPKRAALLAAALVAGACGRGGRTPLVIYSPHGRELLSEFERRFEALHPDVDVRWLDMGSQEVLDRVRSERANPQADLWFGGPTPLFARAARDSLLEPAAPGGPLYQSVYRTPAVIEYNSAAVPDSAVPRDWDDVLAPRWRGKLLIRDPLASGTMRAIFEMVMMRSLARTGDTTAGWAWLRRLDAQTAEYVQNPALLHAKLERREGLISLWDLPDMLLLQHEGRRFGYAFPTSGTPVIDDAIAVVRGARHAALAREFARWVLTPEMQIVAARDAYRLPARRDLPPDSLPAWVRAVEAAMRVEPVNWDTVEAHGAAWMDYWDRNVRGKGEK
- a CDS encoding iron ABC transporter permease translates to MTLRRRADLTALLLTLGLAWLVAYPLLLVVAQAAHADLRSFFGARSEWAALWGSLWISVASVALAAAVGVPLALVFERYDFPGRRALGALVALPAVLPPLVGVIAFLFLYGESGFASRAAQAVFGLDHAPWRLRGPAAILLVHAYSMYVYFYLFARAGLARIDASMVEAAASLGAGPWRTFRRVVLPLLAPALWGAALLTFMTALASFSAPYIFGGSFRVMTTQIVATKLNGDLPTAMLETVMLAALAIVGFAVVQRTEGSRLVVTVGKGTAPPLTAITHPVARRAAALAGWTLAVVLLLPHVTLLVVSLVPPGTWTTEAIPPAWSLRNYGALFAEPERLRPLLNSVWMAAAATAAAVALAALAAHLAVRRRVALRRAIETLLALPWAVPGTVVAIALATLFSVRSPLAGRWVLVGTAAILPLAYLVRSLPLTGRALLAGYRQLDPSLEEAAESLGAGRWRRLWRVTLPLLKPALAVGASLAFVTALGDFVTSILLYTYDTRPISIEILSSLRLDDVGVAAAFGVVLMAVSAAALGVGARAGR
- a CDS encoding MFS transporter — its product is MRKALWILMSVAFVDMLGFAMIFPLLPFYALRLGGQAWIVGPLVASFSIAQLASSPVWGRVSDRYGRRPVMLIGLTGAGIAYLIFGFANSIWLLFASRIVQGLGGGTTGVVQAYVSDATNPAQRARGLGWLSASTNAGVMIGPAIGSLASHLGPAAPGIVAASLCALNVAFAWAFLPESKPSHARGAKTGIRAAVLRVVRHPTAPQPRLIWIYAVGMGAFASLSAVVALYLKARFGVTEHTIGYFFLYMGLLAVVLRAVIIGWLVDRYGETRVMRAGTVMLALGMLLYPLPRSIPVMGLVLALVPIGTALLFPAVTALVSHETDPTEVGQTMGVQQAFGGVARVVGPMWATPVFQLAGPSYPFLISAVIVAFTGVLAYRVPVRRDAPAAAPAAG
- a CDS encoding prepilin-type N-terminal cleavage/methylation domain-containing protein gives rise to the protein MKRTRGFSLIEMMISLVVLGIVMGGAILFFRGVSRAVAGTSDRMDAMQNLRYALSTLDRELRNAGAGTTGTQPTLVYISSNMVMFNADLVSLVAGSPTAVNYDPDANPNAVAAPTTSQKFFIPGTSIQYPDSTYRTTGGELSPAETITYWFTPDSTTANPNDYVLLRQVNNNAPDVVARNLLPYAGQPFFNWQIADTLGNLSFVAGATLPLRHSVPVHGSTADTGLAAKIDSIRAVQVYAYTTNGLTGTQQVQRQLITTIAIPNAGLAKQLSCGDPPIFGQAVTGAWNGDLVTPKITLTWPAATDETSGQKDVQQYVIYRRTAAGSFADALQSIPAGHPTYTYTDPTVLIDSTYVYQVAALDCTPTESTPATSNTVVIP
- the ispG gene encoding flavodoxin-dependent (E)-4-hydroxy-3-methylbut-2-enyl-diphosphate synthase, which gives rise to MNRRTSIVVDVGGVKVGGSHPIVVQSMTNTDTADAEATARQVAALAAAGSELVRVTVNTDEAAAAVPRIVERLGALGVAVPIIGDFHYNGHLLLTRHPGCAAALAKYRINPGNVGGKRRDDNFRAIVEVAIRHGKPVRIGVNWGSLDQALLTEMMDANAALERPRDARDVTMDAMVQSALRSARLAEDCGLGHDRIVISAKVSGVQDLVDVYRKLAAACDYPLHLGLTEAGMGAKGIVASTAGIAILLQEGIGDTIRVSLTPAPNGDRTEEVLVAQQILQSLGIRSFTPQVTACPGCGRTTSTFFQEMASDIQGYLRGQMSGWRERYAGVEELRVAVMGCVVNGPGESKHANIGISLPGTFEEPRAPVYVDGRLLTTLKGDDIVPQFLRILDEYVESHYAKA
- a CDS encoding prepilin-type N-terminal cleavage/methylation domain-containing protein, whose product is MAAEVLTRRAAPRGSERGMTLIEIMLALTILATVLLGMGQFAFNFSRIERQSEARTIAVNLAQARLSQIRASTNYSGLSANFAGTETSIVGFPGYTRTTTIVHTGGPLPTYTNDYNTVTVTVTSAALKSTVTKTVVVASP
- a CDS encoding type II secretion system protein, whose protein sequence is MIGHRRTGRTGFTLVEIILVIVLIGMVATFALPKLNWSAYRVNGAARAVTGLLGRAQRMAVTDQYNVNVLFDVANNALKVHEDANDNNTIDAGERVRSYPLGEGVVFGLGGAPVRSYAPAPISFTKQQNGLLEIVFRRDGSASENGGFYITTTTALNSTRPQDARSIEVIRSTGRADWYQYTGSQWLLKF